One Skermanella pratensis genomic window, GGAAATACAGCGACAGCTCCTGCCCCGCGGGAAGCCCGCCCAGCCATGCCAGGTAGTCGCCCGCCTGGACCTGCGGGCCGAAATGCGGCGCGGTCGGGAAGCTGGTGTAGCGCGGGACCCGGAGGCCGTCGTATTTGGCGATGAGATCTGAGTTCATACCGGCGAGACTGCGCCCGGATGGGCGGCCCCGCCTTGATTTGGGTCAAAAGGATCGAAACAGCCGAGGCTCGGGCGGCGTGTTCCGGAAGTCCAGTGGCGCCGTTGGGCGACGATGGCGTCGAGATCGGCGGCCATGTCCGGGCGGCGCCGGCGCACGGAGGTGAACTCGGCCGACAGGAAGCTGGCGACCCGGGGCACGGCTTCACTCCATGGGCTGTCAGACCCTTCGGAGCGTGGGACGCTCAGCGGGCCCGCGATCCCGCTCCAGGTGCTCGCGCAGCAGCCTCATGTTGCGGCGGTTGGCCTTGAAGCCGATGTCGAACAGGGTGCCGACCACCGGGATCGAGCCGACGGCCCAGTCGACCCCGACATTGCCCAGCATGCGCAGCAGCGTGCTCCGGGGAACCCCGAGGCGGGCCGCCTGGAAGACCAGGTACGCGGCGACCACGCCGGTGGCGCTGTCGCCGACCACCGGGATGATGCTGGCGATGCCGTCCAGCCCGATCGGGATGCGGGTGCCCGGAATACGCCAGCGGCTGTCGAGCAGGTCGGCCAGACGCTCCAGATGGGCGATCTGGGCGTCGCGGTCACCGGCACCGTAAGCGGTGGAAGCCATTTGGGGTTACTTGTACTTTATGATGACGTAGATGGCGTGAATGATGCCGGGGATGTAACCCAGGAGCGTGAGGAGGATATTGATCCAGAAATGCAGACCCAGACCGACCTGAAGGAATACGCCGACCGGCGGTAACAGGATGGCAAGCAGAATTCTAAGAACGTCCATTGATCAGCCTCTCGGGTCTCTATTTCATCATTACAGCGTCAGAACGCTATTTGGTGCGCTTCGTTCCTTCCGTCAGGGTCTTGAAATTGACCGCAGGTATCCCCGGGCACCCGAAGCTTGCATGAATTCGCGTTGCTTGGTTCAATGAGACGGTCATTCTCCAGCAGGAGGTCCTGATGCGCGTCCGCTCCGTTCCGACCGCCGGCCTTCTGGCCTCCACCCTCCTGGTCGGTCTCCTGGTGGGCTGGCCTTCGGGCGCCGCCCTGGCCCAGCAGCTGGTCGACCTGGAGCTGGTCCTGGCGGTGGACATCTCCGGCAGCGTCGACGAGGAGGAGGCGGCCCTCCAGCGCGACGGCTATGTGACGGCGCTGACCGACGACCGGGTTGTTTCCGCCATGGGCGGCGGACCGTTCGGCGCCGTCGCGGTCATCTATGTGGAATGGGCGGGCGAGGACTATCAGCGCATCGTGGTGCCCTGGACCCTGATCGGCAACCGGGAGGAAGCCCGGAAGTTCTCCGACGCGATCGGTGCCGCCCCCTTGTCGACGGCGCGCTGGACCTCGCTGAGCGGCGCCATCGACCATGCCGCGACGCTGTTCGACGGCAACGGCTTCGAGGGAGTGCGGCGGGTGATCGACATCTCGGGCGACGGCGTGAACAACCGCGGCCGGCCCCCTTCCCTGGCCCGGGACGAAGCGGTCGCGGCCGGCATCACGATCAACGGCCTGCCGATCCTGAACGACCGGCCCAATCCCTGGGGCGGTCCGGCCCCGATCGACCTGGACCGCTATTACGAGGAGAACGTCATCGGCGGTCCCGGCGCCTTCTACATCGCGGCGCGCGACTTCGACGATTTCGCCGCCGCCATCCTGAGCAAGCTGATCCGCGAGATCGCAGGGCTGAGTTCCGGCGCCGGCTGAGAATGGTTGATCGTACTAATCAATTCTTAGCCTCTGCCCCCTTAGGGTCGCG contains:
- a CDS encoding DUF1194 domain-containing protein — its product is MRVRSVPTAGLLASTLLVGLLVGWPSGAALAQQLVDLELVLAVDISGSVDEEEAALQRDGYVTALTDDRVVSAMGGGPFGAVAVIYVEWAGEDYQRIVVPWTLIGNREEARKFSDAIGAAPLSTARWTSLSGAIDHAATLFDGNGFEGVRRVIDISGDGVNNRGRPPSLARDEAVAAGITINGLPILNDRPNPWGGPAPIDLDRYYEENVIGGPGAFYIAARDFDDFAAAILSKLIREIAGLSSGAG
- a CDS encoding YqaE/Pmp3 family membrane protein; this encodes MDVLRILLAILLPPVGVFLQVGLGLHFWINILLTLLGYIPGIIHAIYVIIKYK
- a CDS encoding DUF4112 domain-containing protein, with product MASTAYGAGDRDAQIAHLERLADLLDSRWRIPGTRIPIGLDGIASIIPVVGDSATGVVAAYLVFQAARLGVPRSTLLRMLGNVGVDWAVGSIPVVGTLFDIGFKANRRNMRLLREHLERDRGPAERPTLRRV